GCAATAACCTCATCGAGCTTGGCATCGATTTCCGCGGCCGTGTACTCGTGGCCGTAGTTGTCGTGCAGATCCTGGCGCAGGGTTTCAAACTGGTTCATTGTTATCCCCTTTCTCGGATTATTGTCCCGTTTGCTAATTGTTAACCTGTCGTTAACTTTAATGGTTAACGTTGGGTTAAGTCAAACGGTTGGGTATAACCCAATAGTTTTCTGCACCGAAAAGCGGAAAGGCCCGCCGGGAGTTCCGGCAGGCCTTCTTGGACTGTTCTTTCTTTTTATCGGGAATGCGCGATGCGCGGCTACGTAATTTCAGATGTTCCTGCAGCCGCTCCGGCGACATTTTCCACATGCGGCGGTCAGCCATGCCGTCACCTCCTTTCCTCAGAGGTGATCAAGCATAGCGCTTAGTGGCCACGCTCCTGCTCAATGGCCTTGCCTTCGTTCCAGAAGGGCGCGAGCTTATTATCAAACATGGACAGCGCCGAACCGATAGCCATGTGCATATCCAGGTACTGGTAGGTGCCCAGGCGGCCACCGAAGAGAACCTTATTATCCTTCGACTCCTGGGCGGCGAGCTTACGGTAAGCCTCCAGCTTGGTGCGGTCCTCTGGGGTATTGATGGGGTAATACGGCTCATCGCCCTTATCAGCGAAGCGCGAATACTCCTTCATGATGACCGTCTTATCCTTCGGGTACTTATCCTTGCGCTCCGGGTGGAAGTGGCGGAACTCATGGATGCGGGTGTAGTCCACGTCCGCATCGTTGTAGTTCATCACCGGAGTGCCCTGGAAGTCGCCGGTATCCAGCACCTCCAAGTCAAAGTCGAGGGTGCGCCAGCCCAGCTCGCCCTCAGCAAAATCAAAATAGCGATCCAATGGGCCGGTGTAGACAACGGGTGCATCAGGGGACTCGGCGCGCAGCTCTTCGCGCACCTCGAACCAATCGGTATCCAGGCGGACCTCAATATTGTCGTGGTCAGCCATGTTTTCTAGCCATGCCGCGTAGCCGTCGACGGGCAGGCCCTCATAGGTATCGTTGAAGTAGCGGTTATTGAAGGTATAGCGCACCGGGAGGCGGGTAATATTCGCGGCCGGCAGCTCCTTCGGATCGGTCTGCCACTGCTTTGCGGTGTAATCGCGGATGAAGGCCTCATACAGCGGGCGACCGATGAGCGAGATGGCCTTCTCCTCCAGGTTTTGCGCCTCTTCCGGGGAGAATTCGCCGGCCTGGTCCTTAATGAGCTGGCGGGCCTCATCCGGGGAGTAGTAGCGGCCGAAGAACTGGTTGATAAGACCCAGACCCATCGGGAATTGGTAGGCGGTGCCATCGTGCATGGCAAACACGCGGTGCTGGTAGTCGGTGAAATCGGTGAACTTATTGCAGTAATCCCACACGCGCTTATTAGAGGTGTGGAAGAGGTGCGCACCGTACTTGTGCACCTCGATTCCGGTGGTGGGTTCGGCCTCGGAGTAGGCATTGCCGCCGAGGTGATTGCGGCGCTCCACAATGAGCACCTTCTTATCCAGCTGGCTAGCGGCGCGCTCGGCAACCGTTAGACCAAAAAATCCAGAGCCAACAACGATGAGGTCATAAGAAGTCATGGCCTCCACTTTATTGCACTACGGCAGCCGACACGGCGCATCGGCGTGTCGCAACAGGTTTCACAGAAGCCACAAACGTACCATCACTATCAACTCTTAACTTTTGGCAACCGTTTTTACAGCTGCACAACCCCAGGGAGATAACAGTGCAACAACGACGTCGACTAGTACCCACCAGGTCAAAGTGGTCCACCCCCGTCATCGCGGCGGTCACCTCCATCGCACTCGCCGTAACGGCCGCATTCGGCGGACAGCAAGTTCTCAAGACCCAAGACTCCGGCAACGGCGGTCCCATTGAGGTCAAAAATTCCTCCTCTAGCTTCAGTGACGGCGAATCCATCGTCGTTGATGACCCAGCCGTAGCCGCACAGGGCGACGGCGAAAGCCGCCGCGCGGTCAAGCAGTTCCACCGCGACGAAACCTTTAACATGTTCGCCGTTACTTGGGAGGGCAAGCGAGATATCAACTCCTTCGTCCGCTCCAAGCAGCAGGACGGTTCCTGGAGCGAATGGCTGCCCATGGACGCAATGAATTACACCGAGGGCAAGAACGGCACCGAGCTCATCTTCGTGGGCGATACCAACGACGTACAGGTTTCTATGGCCAACGTTGACCTCGTGACCGGTTCCAACCTGGATAAGAAGGAAGACTCCCTCCTGGACAAGGCCGCCAAGGGCGCTGATGCCAACCGCCCCGCGCCGCTTGCGTACAACGTCGGCGATATCTCCCCCGTGGCCGATGAGCGCACCCAGGTTGCGGATCTCGACGCCGTGTTTATCGACGGCAACGCTCAAGAAGGCGAAGCCATCGAGCCCACCGCAGAAACCGCGGGCATGCCCAAAGTGGTCACCCGCGCCGGCTGGGGCGCAGACGAATCCAAGCGCTGCCAGCAGCCGACCTACGACGATGGCATCAAGGCCATGACCCTGCACCACACCGCGGGTACCAATAACTACACCCGCGCACAGGCAGCGGCACAGGTACGCGGCGCCTACGAGTATCATGCGCAGACCCTGGGCTGGTGCGATATCGGATATAACGTGCTCGTGGATAAGTTCGGCACGATTTACGAGGGCCGCTACGGCGGCTTGGACAAGGCCGTCCAGGGCGCCCACGTGGGTGGCTTCAACTCCAATAACTGGGGCATTTCCATGATTGGCAACTACGAGACAGCAGAGCCGTCTCGTGAGATGCTCAACTCCGTGGCCGAGATTGCCGGCTGGAAGGCTGCTACCTCCGGCATCGATCCAATGGGCAAGGCCAGCCTGTACTCCGGCGGATTCAACGGCTCCAAGTTCCCTGCCGGAACCACGGCCACCGTGCCGGCGTTCGCGGGCCATAATGATTTCCACTACACGGCCTGCCCTGGTCAGTACACCATGCGCCACTGGGACGAGATTCGAAAGAATACCAAGCGCAAGGCGGATGCCATCAAGTCCGGCAAGAACAGCACGGACCTGAACTGGCAAGAGTCTCCACAGCCCAATACCCCCAAGACCCCGCAGGATATCCCCAAGACCCCGCAGCAGGTGGGCGAAGAAATCACGTCCTCGCTGGGCGACGTCGAGGTACCGGTCTCCACAATCTCCGCCTTGGCCGGCATCGCTGCCGCCGTCTTCGGTGTGCTCATCGCCAACGACCGCGTACAAAAGCCAGACACCGATCAGAAGGTGGCGGGCAACCTGACCACCGGCGATATCCCGGAGATTGTCAATAAGGTTGTCCAGGTCTCCAGCAACGAAGGCCTGAAGAAATCGTGGACCTCCGTCCTCAACGCTTTCGGCCCAGTCCTAGGCTTGGCAGTCGGCGGCCCGGATACTACCGACGGCGGCAAGATCCTCTACCAGCTCTTCCAGAATGGCGTGGTGCTCTCCTCCAAGGAGTCCGGCACCAAGGCCCTGACGGGTGAGATTGCCAAGAAGTGGTCCGAGGGCGATAATGCCTCCAAGCTCGGCCTGCCGACCTCCAACGAGGAAAAGAATGGCAAGGAAATCCGCGTGAAGTTCCAGGGTGGCGAGATTGTCTACAACACCGAAACGGAAAAGGTAGACATCTTCACCGACTAGAACCAGCGCTCTAGCACCTTTGCGACGCCCGCCTGGTGGTTAGCCACGGTGACCGCATCCGCGGCCGCCTTAACCTCCGGGTGGGCGTTTTCCATGGCCACACCACAGCCGGCCCACGTCAGCATCTCGATATCGTTGGGCATATCCCCAAAGGCAATAGTCTCCTGCTGGGCGACGCCGGTGTGCTCCGCCAGCCATTCCACCCCGCGGCGCTTAGTCACATTGGGCGCGGCAACCTCCAAGATTCCCTCCTGCATGGAATAGGTCAGGTGCGCGAGCTCCGGATCGATGTGCGGCGCAATGAGCTCATAGAGCTCTGGGGCGGAGAAGTCCGTGTTGCGGATGAGGAACTTCACCGCCGGCTGCCCCACTAGCTCGCCCATGCTGACTACTCCAAAGCCCTCAAACAGGGCGTTTTCGGAGTAGTGGCGCTCGACTACGAAGAGGTCCTCGACGGCGTCGGCAAGCGAGCCCCCTGCCCGCTCCGCGCCAAAGCCTACGGTGCCCAGAACCGTCTGGGCCACGTCCACCACTTCCGCCAACGCCGCGGGCGAAAGCTCGTGGGCGGACATCACCCGATCCTCCGCGGAGTCATACAACACAGCACCGTTCGAGGTTACGCATACCGGCCGCACAGGCAGCTGCTCCAGCACCGGGGCAATCCAGCGGAACGGACGGCCGGTAGAAAGCGCAAAATAGACACCCTGTTGGACCGCCCGCGCCACGGCGTCGCGGTTGCGACGCGGGACACGATGATTGCGGTCCAGCAGGGTGCCGTCAATATCGCTCGCGATGAGGCGAGGCGCGCGGGCTGGGAAATTCTCCATACCCGCGAGTTTACTTCAGGACTTAGAAGTCCAGATCCTCGTCCTCGTTATCTTCCCAGTCCAAGGAACGCTTAATAGCGCGCTTCCAGTCGCGGTAGAGAGCCTCTACCTCTTCCTTCTCGCGCTTCGGCTTAAACACCTTCATGTCTCCTGTCTGGCTACCCAAAACGCTCAGGTCATCCCAGAAGCCATTGTCCAAACCTGCCGCGAAGGCCGCGCCGGTCGCGGTGGTCTCGATATTCTTCGGACGGTGTACCTCCACGCCGAGCATGTCCGCTTGGAACTGCATCAGAAGTTCGTTCATGGTCATGCCGCCGTCCACGCGCAGCTCGGTAATCTCCACGCCGGAGTCCGCCACCATGGCATCGGCAACATCGCGCGTCTGGTAGGCGGTGGATTCGAGCACGGCGCGAGCCAAGTGCTTGCGGTTAGCAAAGCGGGTCAGGCCCACGATGACGCCGCGGGCATCCGGGCGCCAGTACGGAGCGAAGAGTCCGGAGAAGGCCGGCACGATATAAACGCCGCCGTTGTCCTTAACTTCGCGTGCGAGGTTTTCGATGGACGCAGCGTTGGGGATGAGCTGCAGGTTATCGCGCAGCCACTGCACCAGGGAACCGCCCATGGATACAGAGCCCTCGAGGGCGTACACGGGGCGCTCGCCTTCGCGCTGGAAGCAGACGGTGGTCAGCAGGCCGTTCTCGGAGAACTTCGGGGTGGTACCCGTATTCAGCAGGAGGAACAGGCCGGTTCCGTAGGTATTCTTTGCGGAACCTGCGCGGAAGCAACCCTGGCCGAACATCGCGGACTGCTGGTCACCCAGGATGGCGCGGATAGGCACGCCGGACAGCGAGCCGCGCTCACGCACGGTACGGAAATCGCCCAGGGACGGGCGAATCTCCGGCAGCATGGACATCGGGATGCCCATTTCCTTACACAGTTCCTCATCCCACTCCAGCTTTTCGATGTCCATAAGCAAGGTGCGGGAGGCGTTGGTGACGTCGGTGGCGTGCAGCGCTTCGCGGCCGGCATCGCCCTCGGCGCCGCCGGTGAGGTTCCACAGCAGCCAGCTATCAATGGTGCCGAAGAGCAGGTCTCCTGCCTCGGCACGCTCGCGGGCGCCCTCAACGTTATCGAGGATCCACTTCACCTTTGGGCCAGCCGGGTAGGAGTTGATGATCAGACCGGTGCGGCGGCGCCACTTTTCCGGGCCTTCCTCACCCGAGAGTTCCTTACAGATAGCGGTGGTACGGGTATCTTGCCAGACAATCGCGTTGTAGACCGGCTTACCGGTGTGCTTATCCCACACCACGGTGGTCTCACGCTGGTTGGTGATACCTACCGAGTCAATGTCTTCCACGGTGATGTCGCCGTTTGCAAGCGCTTCACCGACGGCGCGACGGGTATTGCTCCAGATTTCCTCCGGGTCGTGTTCTACCCAGCCTTTTTCCGGGAAGATCTGCTCGTGCTCGAGCTGGCCAACGGCAGCCTGCTCGCCGTTATGGTCAAAGATGATGCAGCGCGTCGACGTGGTTCCCTGGTCGATAGCGGCGACGTATTTCTTGTTAGTCATGTGTCTAGTCTCCTATACGAAGATGAAATTAGAGCGCAACGGACAACAGTCCAACGGCTACGGCTGCGACCAATGGGGCCACGATGGGGACCCAAGCATAGCCCCAGTTCGCGCTGCCTTTGTCCTGGATGGGCAAGATGAATGCATAAGCAATTCGCGGGCCCAGGTCGCGGACCGGATTGATGGCATAACCCGTAGGGGTACCCAGGGACAGGCCGACCGCCACCACAACGAAAGCAACGGCAAAGTAGCTCATTGGGCCAAGCTCGCCGCCGGTGGGGCCGAAGGCGATGAACATCAACAGCACGCAGGTGGCGATGAACTCCGTCACCGCATTCCAGCCGTTCTTAGGATGTGCCGGCTTGGTAAAGAAGATACCGTTGGTGTCCTTATTGGCGCCGGTGACGTTTCCGGCGTCGTCGTAATTATTGGCGTCGAAAAGCTGCTTGAAGGCAGCCCACGCCAGGATGGCACCGAGGATAGCGCCCAGGATCTGGCCCAGTAAGTAGTACGGCACCAGAGACCACTCGAGCGAGCCATTGACGGCCAACATTACGGTGACGGCGGGGTTAAGGTGCCCGCCCGTGGGATCGGCCACGCTCGCGCCGACGAAGACCGCCATGCCCCAGCCCAGGGCGATAACGATCCAATCGGAGCCGCGCGCGCCAGAGGTGCGCAGGTTTACCAGCGCACATACGCCGTTGCCTAGAAGGAGCAGCAACGCAGTGCCGATAAACTCCCACAGGAATGCATCAAATCCGGTCATAACTTATACCTCGTTTTGGGTGGGTCGGGCGGATCCTGCGCGCACCAAAATGTCATTGGCCTCGCGGTCAGTTACCGCAGCTTCTGCTTCAAGTTCGGCCTGCGTGTGGGCCTTGAATTGGGATACCTCGCGCTCCTTGTCGGCGTCGCTCCAGCCCAGCAGCGGTGCTACAAAATCAGCAACGGCCGGGGCGGCATTCACACCGCGGTCGCCGTACTCGATCGCGATGCGCAGGCGGCGGGAGAGGATGTCTTCCAAGTGCAATGCACCCTCGTGGGTAACGGCGTAGCGGACCTCGGCCCACAGGTAGGACTCGGCACCAGGAACTGGCTCGAGCAGGGAGGCATCCTCAGCTGCCGGTGCCAAAACCTCACCCAGCAGGGAGCCATAGCGGCCGAGCAGGTGCTCAATGAACTTCTCGCTCAGGTTGTAGCGACGAGCCAGGGATGGGACCTGGTTAGCCAAGGCATGGTAACCGGCGGCGCCCAAGATCGGGGTTTGCTCGGTGATGGACTCTGGGACCTTGGTATCCAGCTCCTCCACTGCCAAGTCCACGGCATCCTTACCGATGACGCGGTACGTGGTGTACTTACCGCCGGCGACAGAGACCATGCCTGGGGCCACGCGTGCGACGGCGTGGTTGCGGGAAAGGTTGGTGGTGGAATCGGACTTACCGGACAGCAGCGGGCGCAGACCGGAGTAGACGCCCACGATGTCATCGCGGGTGATCTTGCGGCGCACGCGCTGGTTAACCTGATCCAAGATGTAGTCGATATCGGACTTGGTTGGTGCCGGATCTGGCAAGGACAGGCCCTTTTCCCAATCGGTATCGGTGGTACCGATAATCCAGTACTCGCCCCACGGGATAACGAAGAGGACGGACTTTTCGGTGACGAAGCACAGGGCCGCCTCTGCATCGAGCGCATCCTTGGGCACGACGATGTGCACGCCCTTGGAGGCGTGAACGGTGAACTTGCCCTCCACGCCGGCCATCTCTTGGATCTTGTCATTCCACACACCGGTGGCGTTGATAAAGACCTTGCCGCGCACGGTGGTCTCGCGGCCGGTAGCGGTGTCGCGTACCTTGGCGCCAACGATGCGGCCGCCGCGGTCCTTGTCAAAGCCAATAACCTCGGTATTGGTACGTACATCGGCACCGTACTCAGCGGCGGTACGCAGCACGGTCATGGTGTGGCGGGCGTCATCGACCAAGGTGTCGTAGTAGCGCACGCCGCCCACAATGGCATCGTCCTTCAGGCCCGGGGTCACCTTCAGCACGCCCTTGCGGGTGAGGTGCTTCTGCATTGGCACGCTCTTCGAGCCACCCATGAGGTCATAAAGGGTGAAGCCACCGAACATCATCACACGCTCCCATACGTGGTGGGTTAGCGGGAAGATGAACTTCAGCGGCTTCACTAGGTGAGGTGCCAGGGTGGACATGTTCAGCTCGCGCTCCTTGAGGGACTCCGCCACCAGGCGGAAGTCAAACATGGCCAGGTAGCGCAGGCCACCGTGGAACATCTTGGAGGAGCGAGAAGAGGTACCTGCGGCGAAGTCGCGCGCCTCAATGACGGCGGTCTTGAGGCCACGGGTAGCGGCGTCCGCTGCCGCACCGGCGCCTACGGAACCGCCACCGATGATGACTACGTCGTAGTCCTCATCTGCGTACCCATTCCATAGATTCTCAAAGTACTCGGGGTTAAAGGATTGGTTGCTTTGCTGGGTCATTGCTGACCGCATCTCCTTCCTTGGTGCTCGCATGTGCCTGCGCCATAAATCCATGAATGAGATGGCAAAAGCACAGCTAAAAGCAGTTAAATTGTGGTTTCGGTGGAAAAATTCGCACCGCGGCTGCAGAGACATTATCTCCTTAGACCTATGATAGGAGTCACGGACGTCAGTTACACAAGTGGTTACTCACACGTAGGTTTCAGGCCTGTAAGCAGTAACTTTCCCTAAAATACTTAGCCACCCAAAAAGAAAACGCACCCCCTCGCGGGGGTGCAAAGCGGACGGACAGCCCGCGCTATTTCTGCGCTAACCGCTCCATCGCTTCAAGCACCTCAGACATTCCGGCTTTCTTGGCAGAATATGTGACCGCCTGGGCACCCTTGACCACCTCGATAGGGGCAGTTTCCAAAGCCACCACCGGCATCCGGTCAAGGAAATCCTCATCTCCTGGCTCGTTAGCAAAAACCAGGGTCTCCTCCGGTTTAGCTTGCAGATCCTCGAGGATGCGCTCCACGCCTTGTGCCGCGGTCGCGACAGTGACGGACAGTGCATCGGTATCGAGACGCGGCTGCACAGCATCCTCATCAAGGGCAACGCTCCACACGGCTTGCGGAACTTCCACTTCACCGGCGGGTGATATCACGATCAGGACTTCAGCCGCCGGATAGATACCTGCCAATGCCTTGTGCAATCGCGGAGTCAGCGCGCCATCTTCCCAATTCAGCGCGCTGCTCTGCGCCACTACCACGCGGGGGATGGAAGAGAATTGCGCCTTCATGCGGTGCGGCAAGCGCGAGACGATAAGCCGGGATTGGGTTGCTGCCGCCAACAGGCCCTGCTCTGCTACGGAACCGGCCCATATCTCCTTACTGCTGGCCGTGATGGACGCTTGGGTTTGCGCCACCTCCGACTTCAGCTGCGCCATGACATCCGCGACCTTATCGCGACCTTCATCCAAGCCGCGGGTTGCCTCTTCTACCACGGCGTTGAGGTTGTTCTTGATCCACTCCAAGGTCTCCGGGGCGGTACGCACCTTATTCTTTGGCTCCTCCCCGTCCGCTCCCTTGGCGGCGGCCATGTGGTTGCGCACCAAGTCAACCGTAGTAACGGAGACGCGTTCTTTGAGGCCCACTAGATCGTCGCGCAGTCGGCGCACGCGGTGGCGTTCGGTTTCCACTTCAGCATCGCGGGCTTCTGCCTCTTCAAGGGTAGGAGCCCCTCCACCCTTGCGGGCGGGCACCCAGTATTCACCGGCGGGCATGGGCCCAAACTCGGCTTCGTACTGCTCCCATAGCCCTTCCAACGCCTCTTGCATGCGACGTCGAATCTCCGCGGTATCAGCCTCCGCATCGCCGGTGGGATAGTACGGTTCGAGGGCAGTAATAAAGACTGGGGTCTTGCTCCGACCCAGGTTCTTTTTGTGCTCCTTGGTCCACAGACGCTGCGAACCAAAAATGACCTGTGGGATTACCGGTACCCCCGCCTCATAGGCGATGCGGGAGGCACCAGTTTTCATGCTGCGGATTTCAAAGCTGCGGGAAATCGTGCCTTCAGAAAACACGCCCACGAGTTCGCCGTCCTTGGCCAGCTGTACCGCTTGGCGGAAGGAGGCGCTGCCATCGATACGGTCAACTGGCACGTGGTGCATGGCCTTCAACAACGGACCCGCCACCGGCGCTTTGAAGATTCCAGCCTTAGCCAAGAAGCGCACCAGACGCTTCTTGCGGTAGGCCAAAAAGGCGCCGAAAAGGAAATCCATGTAGCCGGTGTGGTTGCAGACCAACACCGCGCCGCCCTTATCGGGGATATTTTCTTCCCCCGAAAGGCGCATTTTTAATCCCTGTGCCAGAGTCACCCCCCTGCCGATATGGGTGATCTGGCGGTACAGGAAATTCGTCGCAGCGTTCATAACTCTCCAGGACGACGGCGGACTTACTGCGGGGTCAGGACATCCTTGCCCACGAACGGGCGCAGGGCCTCAGGGACAACGACAGAGCCGTCGGCCTGCTGGTGGTTTTCCAGAATGGCAACGAGCCAGCGGGTAGTCGCCAGCGTGCCGTTCAGGGTAGCTGCGGTCTGGGTCTTGCCGTTCTCGTCGCGGTAGCGGGTGGACAGGCGGCGAGCCTGGAAGGTAGTGCAGTTCGAGGTGGAGGTCAGCTCACGGTAGGTGCCTTGGGTAGGAACCCAAGCCTCATTGTCGAACTTGCGGGCCGCCGAAGAACCGAGGTCGCCACCGGCAATATCGATGGTGCGGTAAGGCAGTTCCATGGCTGCAAGCATGTCCTTTTCCATGGACAGAAGGCGCTGGTGCATTTCTTCCGCGTCCTCAGGCTTGCAGTAGACAAACATCTCCAGCTTGTCGAATTGGTGGACGCGCAGGATGCCGCGAGTGTCCTTACCGTGGGAGCCAGCCTCACGGCGGAAGCAGGAGGACCAGCCGGCGTACTGCAGCGGGCCATTGGAGAGGTCGATGATCTCATCCTTGTGGTAACCAGCAAGGGCCACCTCAGAGGTACCGACCAGGTACATATCATCGGCCGGCAGGTAGTAAATCTCATCGGAGTGCTGGCCCAAGAAACCGGTGCCGGACATAATGTCTGGGCGAACCAGAACTGGCGGGATCATCAGCTTGAAGCCAGCTTCGCGCGCCTTCTGCGCCGCGAGCATCAGCATTCCCAGCTGCAGGAAGGCGCCATCGCCAGTGAGGTAGTAGAAACGAGCGCCGCCTACCTTGGCGCCGCGCTTGACGTCGATAAGGCCGAGGGACTCGCCCAACTCAAGGTGATCCTTTGGCTCGAAGTCGAACTCAGGAATCTGGCCTACTTCTTCTACCACTACGAAGTCATCTTCGCCGCCGGCCGGGGCACCTTCGACCACGTTATCGAGCTTGTACTGCAGCTCCTCCACCTTGGCTTCAGCGGCAGACTGTGCCTCTTCCGCCTCCTTGACCTTAGACTTCAGCTCATTGGAGCCCTCCAGCAGTGCCGGACGCTCCTCTGGGGAGGCTTGGCCGATCTTCTTACCAAAAGCCTTCTGTTCAGAGCGCAGTTCGTCGGCCTTTTGGATAGCAGCGCGGCGCTGCTCATCAGCTTCCAAGAGCTGGTCTACGAGGGAGGGATCCTCACCTCGGTTCACCTGGGAAGCACGGACAACGTCAGGGTTTTCGCGGAGTAGCTTGAGATCAATCACGGATGTAAGTTTAGCGTATTGACAACCTCTTGCGGTGGTAATAACCAGCGAATTATGATGGCTTTATGTCCGCCGTTCAGCTCCCCGCCCGCACAATTACGGACGGTCCCGTTCCAAAACACACCCAATTGCACGATATCCTCGAAGAATTGTGCCGCACGACCCTCAAACCCGGCGATATCCTGCCCGGCGAGAGGCTTCTTGAAGAAACCTATGGCGTGTCACGAATCACGGTCCGCCGCGCCATCGGGGATCTTGTCGCGGCCGGAAAATTGCGCCGCGTCCGCGGTAAGGGCACCTTCGTAGCGCCCAATCCCCTTGTCTCCCGGCTCCACCTGGCCTCATTCTCGGATGAGATGGGCGCACAAGACGTCACCGCCTCCTCCAAAATCCTTACCAGCGGACGCAGCAGCGCCCCGGAGGATGCCGCCCTCTTTTTTGATACTCCTGCCCAAACCGAACATATTCACCTGCGCCGCCTGCGCTTGGGCGATGGCGAGCCCTACTCCATTGATGACGGCTGGTATAACTCCACGTATGCGCCCAGCCTGCTAGAAAATGACACCTACAATTCGGTCTACGCCATCCTCGACTCCGTCTTTGATATCCCCATCACCGATGCGGATCAAACGGTCTCGGCGA
This genomic stretch from Corynebacterium tuberculostearicum harbors:
- the glf gene encoding UDP-galactopyranose mutase, encoding MTSYDLIVVGSGFFGLTVAERAASQLDKKVLIVERRNHLGGNAYSEAEPTTGIEVHKYGAHLFHTSNKRVWDYCNKFTDFTDYQHRVFAMHDGTAYQFPMGLGLINQFFGRYYSPDEARQLIKDQAGEFSPEEAQNLEEKAISLIGRPLYEAFIRDYTAKQWQTDPKELPAANITRLPVRYTFNNRYFNDTYEGLPVDGYAAWLENMADHDNIEVRLDTDWFEVREELRAESPDAPVVYTGPLDRYFDFAEGELGWRTLDFDLEVLDTGDFQGTPVMNYNDADVDYTRIHEFRHFHPERKDKYPKDKTVIMKEYSRFADKGDEPYYPINTPEDRTKLEAYRKLAAQESKDNKVLFGGRLGTYQYLDMHMAIGSALSMFDNKLAPFWNEGKAIEQERGH
- a CDS encoding lysophospholipid acyltransferase family protein is translated as MRLSGEENIPDKGGAVLVCNHTGYMDFLFGAFLAYRKKRLVRFLAKAGIFKAPVAGPLLKAMHHVPVDRIDGSASFRQAVQLAKDGELVGVFSEGTISRSFEIRSMKTGASRIAYEAGVPVIPQVIFGSQRLWTKEHKKNLGRSKTPVFITALEPYYPTGDAEADTAEIRRRMQEALEGLWEQYEAEFGPMPAGEYWVPARKGGGAPTLEEAEARDAEVETERHRVRRLRDDLVGLKERVSVTTVDLVRNHMAAAKGADGEEPKNKVRTAPETLEWIKNNLNAVVEEATRGLDEGRDKVADVMAQLKSEVAQTQASITASSKEIWAGSVAEQGLLAAATQSRLIVSRLPHRMKAQFSSIPRVVVAQSSALNWEDGALTPRLHKALAGIYPAAEVLIVISPAGEVEVPQAVWSVALDEDAVQPRLDTDALSVTVATAAQGVERILEDLQAKPEETLVFANEPGDEDFLDRMPVVALETAPIEVVKGAQAVTYSAKKAGMSEVLEAMERLAQK
- the glpK gene encoding glycerol kinase GlpK; translation: MTNKKYVAAIDQGTTSTRCIIFDHNGEQAAVGQLEHEQIFPEKGWVEHDPEEIWSNTRRAVGEALANGDITVEDIDSVGITNQRETTVVWDKHTGKPVYNAIVWQDTRTTAICKELSGEEGPEKWRRRTGLIINSYPAGPKVKWILDNVEGARERAEAGDLLFGTIDSWLLWNLTGGAEGDAGREALHATDVTNASRTLLMDIEKLEWDEELCKEMGIPMSMLPEIRPSLGDFRTVRERGSLSGVPIRAILGDQQSAMFGQGCFRAGSAKNTYGTGLFLLLNTGTTPKFSENGLLTTVCFQREGERPVYALEGSVSMGGSLVQWLRDNLQLIPNAASIENLAREVKDNGGVYIVPAFSGLFAPYWRPDARGVIVGLTRFANRKHLARAVLESTAYQTRDVADAMVADSGVEITELRVDGGMTMNELLMQFQADMLGVEVHRPKNIETTATGAAFAAGLDNGFWDDLSVLGSQTGDMKVFKPKREKEEVEALYRDWKRAIKRSLDWEDNEDEDLDF
- a CDS encoding HAD family hydrolase; translation: MENFPARAPRLIASDIDGTLLDRNHRVPRRNRDAVARAVQQGVYFALSTGRPFRWIAPVLEQLPVRPVCVTSNGAVLYDSAEDRVMSAHELSPAALAEVVDVAQTVLGTVGFGAERAGGSLADAVEDLFVVERHYSENALFEGFGVVSMGELVGQPAVKFLIRNTDFSAPELYELIAPHIDPELAHLTYSMQEGILEVAAPNVTKRRGVEWLAEHTGVAQQETIAFGDMPNDIEMLTWAGCGVAMENAHPEVKAAADAVTVANHQAGVAKVLERWF
- a CDS encoding N-acetylmuramoyl-L-alanine amidase, with product MQQRRRLVPTRSKWSTPVIAAVTSIALAVTAAFGGQQVLKTQDSGNGGPIEVKNSSSSFSDGESIVVDDPAVAAQGDGESRRAVKQFHRDETFNMFAVTWEGKRDINSFVRSKQQDGSWSEWLPMDAMNYTEGKNGTELIFVGDTNDVQVSMANVDLVTGSNLDKKEDSLLDKAAKGADANRPAPLAYNVGDISPVADERTQVADLDAVFIDGNAQEGEAIEPTAETAGMPKVVTRAGWGADESKRCQQPTYDDGIKAMTLHHTAGTNNYTRAQAAAQVRGAYEYHAQTLGWCDIGYNVLVDKFGTIYEGRYGGLDKAVQGAHVGGFNSNNWGISMIGNYETAEPSREMLNSVAEIAGWKAATSGIDPMGKASLYSGGFNGSKFPAGTTATVPAFAGHNDFHYTACPGQYTMRHWDEIRKNTKRKADAIKSGKNSTDLNWQESPQPNTPKTPQDIPKTPQQVGEEITSSLGDVEVPVSTISALAGIAAAVFGVLIANDRVQKPDTDQKVAGNLTTGDIPEIVNKVVQVSSNEGLKKSWTSVLNAFGPVLGLAVGGPDTTDGGKILYQLFQNGVVLSSKESGTKALTGEIAKKWSEGDNASKLGLPTSNEEKNGKEIRVKFQGGEIVYNTETEKVDIFTD
- a CDS encoding glycerol-3-phosphate dehydrogenase/oxidase — encoded protein: MTQQSNQSFNPEYFENLWNGYADEDYDVVIIGGGSVGAGAAADAATRGLKTAVIEARDFAAGTSSRSSKMFHGGLRYLAMFDFRLVAESLKERELNMSTLAPHLVKPLKFIFPLTHHVWERVMMFGGFTLYDLMGGSKSVPMQKHLTRKGVLKVTPGLKDDAIVGGVRYYDTLVDDARHTMTVLRTAAEYGADVRTNTEVIGFDKDRGGRIVGAKVRDTATGRETTVRGKVFINATGVWNDKIQEMAGVEGKFTVHASKGVHIVVPKDALDAEAALCFVTEKSVLFVIPWGEYWIIGTTDTDWEKGLSLPDPAPTKSDIDYILDQVNQRVRRKITRDDIVGVYSGLRPLLSGKSDSTTNLSRNHAVARVAPGMVSVAGGKYTTYRVIGKDAVDLAVEELDTKVPESITEQTPILGAAGYHALANQVPSLARRYNLSEKFIEHLLGRYGSLLGEVLAPAAEDASLLEPVPGAESYLWAEVRYAVTHEGALHLEDILSRRLRIAIEYGDRGVNAAPAVADFVAPLLGWSDADKEREVSQFKAHTQAELEAEAAVTDREANDILVRAGSARPTQNEV
- a CDS encoding MIP/aquaporin family protein; translated protein: MTGFDAFLWEFIGTALLLLLGNGVCALVNLRTSGARGSDWIVIALGWGMAVFVGASVADPTGGHLNPAVTVMLAVNGSLEWSLVPYYLLGQILGAILGAILAWAAFKQLFDANNYDDAGNVTGANKDTNGIFFTKPAHPKNGWNAVTEFIATCVLLMFIAFGPTGGELGPMSYFAVAFVVVAVGLSLGTPTGYAINPVRDLGPRIAYAFILPIQDKGSANWGYAWVPIVAPLVAAVAVGLLSVAL